A stretch of the Porifericola rhodea genome encodes the following:
- a CDS encoding TonB-dependent receptor domain-containing protein has translation MYSYRFIFLFCFALLSTPLFSQETHSIQGKIVDAKSGDAVPFAQVALYEPGSEKPYTGGISKENGQFSINAEEGQYVLEIIFVGYENKRVKNIQLENEKLNLGSIKLQSDTRQLEEVVVESNEVRRPVQADLEGLSITPDQTISNVGGSLLDVLRNTPSVNVGQDGTVTIRGSSGTNVLIDGRNSALASDLEQIPASAIDQVKIVNNPNSKYDAEGAGGVINIQLKRGQDQGTSGKAELTMGTRYRLSSNLRLSHKSEDFNVYGGYSYRSWPRVGNSQTTRYTYDDNRRLEQIGDSERNDREHTLNLGGDYFIGKNKLSYEGAFNMETESDSDENQTRVFNTLNNSTVLEYIRQNNEGEENYSYDNALIYERLFDQNGKEFRFSISHSMRDQLEDQKIDVYSGTIRPEGEAPNGEERSFNDELRQTVVAQADYVQPLGEAKLEAGYKSTFRSFDNDYLYEVYNPQSEVWINQTEVSNRFLYKDQVHALYAIYSRSFDALEFSVGSRLEQTYVDTKLYNTGETNEQNYLNLFPSLQALYTLNELNSLKFTYSRRIDRPNGWRLNPFPDISDSLNVRLGNPELQPEFIHSLEFGHMVSFERADITTNAFFRNVDGQVDYIVRIEDGISYRQPTNLNTSQTYGLELITTSQLFEWWSVNASYSIFQTNVDGTNVDQSFNNDGVSWNAKLTTDLSLPYNIDFQLTGNYTAPEIEAQGRDLARYYTDISLQRGFLDNKLDLSVSLRDVFDTRRFAGENYGEDFLQTFEYKRESRILLVSLGYQF, from the coding sequence ATGTATAGCTACCGTTTTATTTTCCTTTTTTGTTTCGCATTGCTGTCAACTCCATTATTTTCTCAGGAAACACATTCCATCCAAGGCAAAATTGTGGACGCAAAAAGTGGCGATGCAGTTCCTTTTGCGCAGGTTGCCTTGTATGAGCCTGGTAGTGAGAAGCCCTACACCGGCGGAATTAGCAAGGAAAATGGTCAGTTTAGTATTAATGCTGAAGAAGGCCAATATGTACTGGAAATAATATTTGTAGGCTACGAGAACAAGAGAGTCAAAAACATACAGTTAGAAAACGAAAAGCTTAATCTGGGTAGTATAAAATTACAATCAGATACTCGCCAGCTGGAAGAGGTAGTAGTAGAAAGTAATGAAGTTAGAAGACCCGTACAGGCAGATCTGGAGGGATTAAGTATTACTCCCGATCAGACAATTTCAAATGTTGGTGGTAGCTTGCTGGATGTCTTAAGAAACACACCTTCGGTAAATGTAGGACAGGATGGTACAGTAACCATAAGGGGGAGCAGTGGTACTAATGTGCTTATTGATGGCCGTAATTCTGCCTTAGCATCTGATTTAGAGCAGATCCCTGCCAGCGCCATAGATCAGGTAAAAATTGTGAACAACCCCAATTCTAAATACGATGCAGAAGGAGCTGGCGGGGTTATTAATATACAACTGAAAAGAGGACAGGACCAGGGGACCAGTGGTAAAGCGGAGCTCACTATGGGAACCCGTTATCGTTTAAGCAGCAACCTGAGATTAAGCCACAAAAGTGAAGATTTTAATGTATACGGAGGCTATAGCTACCGCTCTTGGCCCAGAGTAGGAAATTCTCAGACCACGCGTTATACATACGATGATAACAGAAGATTAGAACAAATAGGTGATAGTGAAAGAAATGATCGCGAACATACCCTTAATCTGGGAGGAGACTACTTTATAGGCAAAAACAAACTGAGTTACGAAGGCGCCTTTAATATGGAAACTGAAAGTGATTCTGATGAAAACCAGACTCGGGTATTTAATACGCTAAACAACAGTACAGTGCTGGAATACATAAGGCAAAACAATGAAGGCGAAGAGAATTATTCGTATGACAATGCACTTATCTATGAACGACTGTTTGATCAGAATGGCAAAGAGTTCAGGTTTTCAATAAGTCACTCTATGCGCGATCAATTGGAAGACCAAAAAATAGATGTGTACTCCGGTACTATTCGTCCTGAAGGTGAGGCTCCCAATGGTGAAGAACGTTCTTTTAACGATGAATTAAGACAAACTGTAGTAGCCCAGGCAGACTATGTTCAACCTCTGGGTGAGGCCAAGCTGGAAGCGGGCTATAAATCAACTTTTCGTTCATTTGACAATGATTATCTGTACGAAGTATACAATCCTCAAAGCGAAGTGTGGATCAATCAGACAGAAGTAAGCAATCGCTTTTTATACAAAGACCAGGTACACGCTTTATATGCTATTTACTCTCGTAGCTTTGATGCCCTGGAGTTTTCTGTAGGTTCTCGCTTAGAGCAAACTTATGTAGATACCAAGCTTTACAACACTGGTGAAACTAATGAGCAGAACTACTTAAATCTATTCCCAAGTTTGCAGGCATTGTATACCCTTAATGAACTCAACTCACTTAAGTTTACTTATAGTCGTAGGATAGACCGCCCTAATGGATGGCGTCTGAATCCGTTTCCTGATATTTCAGATTCGCTCAACGTAAGGCTGGGAAACCCCGAATTACAGCCCGAATTTATTCACTCTTTAGAATTTGGGCATATGGTAAGCTTTGAAAGAGCAGATATTACCACGAATGCTTTTTTTCGCAATGTAGATGGTCAAGTAGACTATATTGTTAGAATAGAAGATGGAATATCGTACCGCCAACCCACTAATCTAAATACAAGTCAGACTTATGGACTTGAGCTGATCACTACTTCTCAGCTTTTTGAATGGTGGAGCGTTAATGCGAGCTATTCAATTTTTCAAACCAATGTGGATGGTACTAATGTAGATCAGTCTTTTAATAACGATGGTGTATCGTGGAATGCTAAATTGACTACTGACCTAAGCTTGCCTTACAATATAGATTTCCAGCTTACAGGTAATTATACTGCACCAGAAATAGAAGCTCAGGGTAGAGATTTAGCCCGTTATTATACAGATATAAGTCTTCAAAGGGGCTTTCTGGATAATAAGCTTGATTTAAGTGTAAGTTTAAGAGATGTGTTTGATACGAGGAGGTTTGCCGGTGAAAATTACGGAGAGGACTTTCTCCAAACCTTTGAATATAAGAGAGAATCAAGAATATTATTAGTCAGTCTGGGTTATCAATTCTAG
- a CDS encoding GH1 family beta-glucosidase: MRAQDFGDAFHWGVSSAAYQTEGAYNTDGKGPSIWDDFVRQKGKIYQNQHANVACDFYHRYPEDLQIINQLGIKNFRFSIAWSRILPQGSGQVNQKGIDFYKKLIEQCLEKSITPWVTLYHWDLPLALSHKGGWKNRDIIHWFSEYVELCAREFGDMVKYWMVLNEPLVFTGAGYFLGVHAPGEKGLIPFLSSVHHAALCQAEGGRILRSLCPQAEIGTTFSCSPVEPYRPTPKDINATHRTDALLNRLFIEPALGLGYPTDYFHALHRIERHMYPEDESALAFDFDFIGLQNYTREIIRHSLFTPYIHARHVEATKRNVPTTLMGWEVYPESIYQILKLFHERYDLKKIIITENGAAFKDSWHKGRIKDTPRRYYLQQYIRQCLRAKQEGVPLAGYFAWTLMDNFEWAEGYKPTFGLVHVDFSSQKRTIKESGYWYGKFVNDQKKVKISTNSLSKN, translated from the coding sequence TTGCGCGCACAAGACTTTGGAGATGCATTCCACTGGGGGGTATCTTCTGCAGCTTACCAAACTGAAGGTGCTTACAATACAGACGGTAAGGGACCATCCATCTGGGACGATTTTGTAAGACAAAAAGGTAAAATATATCAGAATCAGCATGCTAATGTAGCCTGTGATTTTTATCACCGCTACCCGGAAGACCTACAGATTATTAATCAGCTGGGAATTAAGAATTTCCGTTTTTCAATTGCATGGTCTAGAATATTACCTCAGGGCAGCGGACAGGTTAATCAAAAAGGTATTGATTTTTACAAGAAGCTGATTGAGCAATGTCTGGAAAAAAGCATTACGCCCTGGGTAACTCTTTATCACTGGGATCTACCGCTAGCACTAAGCCATAAGGGTGGCTGGAAAAATCGCGATATCATTCACTGGTTTAGCGAGTATGTAGAATTATGCGCACGGGAGTTTGGTGATATGGTCAAATACTGGATGGTACTTAATGAGCCACTTGTGTTTACAGGAGCTGGGTATTTTTTGGGTGTACATGCCCCTGGAGAAAAGGGCTTGATTCCATTTTTGTCGTCGGTACATCATGCAGCACTTTGCCAGGCTGAAGGAGGTAGAATACTGAGGTCACTCTGCCCACAGGCAGAAATAGGCACTACTTTTTCCTGCTCTCCTGTGGAGCCTTATCGTCCTACGCCTAAAGATATTAATGCAACTCATCGTACCGATGCCTTGCTCAATCGTCTTTTTATTGAGCCCGCTCTGGGCTTGGGTTATCCAACGGACTATTTTCATGCGCTGCACCGTATAGAGAGACATATGTACCCCGAAGACGAAAGCGCACTGGCGTTTGACTTTGACTTTATAGGCTTACAGAACTATACTCGGGAGATCATCAGGCACTCACTTTTTACCCCTTATATACATGCTCGCCACGTAGAGGCTACTAAGCGTAATGTACCTACAACATTAATGGGCTGGGAGGTATATCCTGAATCAATTTATCAGATTCTGAAGCTATTCCATGAGCGGTATGATTTGAAAAAGATTATTATTACTGAGAATGGAGCAGCTTTTAAAGACAGCTGGCATAAAGGCAGGATTAAAGACACGCCCCGAAGATATTATTTACAGCAGTATATAAGACAATGCCTAAGAGCTAAGCAGGAAGGTGTACCTTTAGCCGGATACTTTGCATGGACGCTCATGGACAATTTTGAATGGGCTGAGGGCTACAAGCCAACTTTTGGTCTGGTACATGTTGATTTTAGCTCTCAAAAACGCACGATTAAAGAATCCGGCTACTGGTATGGAAAATTTGTTAACGATCAGAAAAAAGTCAAAATCAGCACAAATAGCCTTTCAAAAAATTAA
- a CDS encoding glycosyltransferase family protein — protein sequence MKVLYAIQGTGNGHVSRARDIVPLLQQKVDLDILISGIQADVSLPYPVTYQMRGMSFIFGKSGGVDILETYRRTNTCQLWKDIHHFPVEKYDLIINDFEPVTAWASQIKKKPCISLSHQSAILAPHSPQPKKGDAFGKMILKRYAPAAMQYGFHFAAFDDNIFTPVIRKEIRNAEVKNKGHYTVYLPSYDDEKLIKRLKKISDVKWHVFSKHTKQKHKVKNIRIKPINNESFIKSLASSEGILCGAGFETPAEALYLNKKLMVIPMKNQFEQHCNAAALETLGIPVLKNLKKKQLPKIEDWVSGGRSLEIHYPDITEEIIDMVLSKHLALHPHSKSL from the coding sequence CTTTATGCGATACAGGGTACGGGCAATGGACACGTAAGCAGAGCAAGAGACATTGTACCTTTGCTACAGCAAAAAGTTGATCTGGATATACTTATCAGTGGTATACAGGCTGATGTGAGTTTACCCTATCCTGTTACCTACCAAATGCGCGGCATGAGCTTTATTTTTGGCAAATCTGGTGGTGTGGATATACTAGAGACATACCGCCGAACCAATACCTGCCAACTCTGGAAAGACATACACCATTTTCCGGTAGAGAAATACGACCTGATTATTAATGACTTTGAACCGGTAACCGCCTGGGCATCTCAAATTAAAAAGAAGCCTTGCATCAGTTTGAGCCACCAGAGTGCAATACTGGCCCCTCATTCTCCTCAGCCCAAAAAAGGGGATGCTTTCGGAAAAATGATATTGAAGCGCTATGCTCCGGCAGCCATGCAGTATGGTTTCCACTTTGCCGCCTTTGATGACAATATTTTTACACCGGTTATCCGAAAAGAAATTCGTAATGCCGAAGTAAAAAATAAAGGACATTATACTGTTTACCTACCCTCCTACGATGACGAAAAGCTCATCAAAAGACTAAAAAAAATCAGTGATGTAAAATGGCACGTATTTTCTAAGCACACCAAGCAAAAACACAAAGTCAAAAATATCCGAATTAAGCCCATCAATAATGAAAGTTTCATTAAAAGTCTGGCAAGTAGCGAGGGTATTCTTTGTGGGGCTGGTTTTGAAACTCCGGCTGAAGCCCTCTATCTTAACAAGAAACTGATGGTAATTCCTATGAAGAACCAGTTTGAGCAACATTGCAATGCTGCTGCGCTTGAGACTCTGGGTATACCGGTTTTAAAAAATCTTAAAAAGAAACAATTACCAAAAATTGAAGATTGGGTATCTGGAGGACGATCTTTAGAGATCCACTATCCAGATATTACCGAAGAAATAATTGATATGGTGCTTTCTAAACATTTAGCACTGCACCCTCATTCTAAAAGCTTATAA